The Thiomicrorhabdus aquaedulcis sequence CGCACGACAATAATCATAATGTCGCCAATACTTTTATGCTGTAACACGTTAAGAATGGGTTTGCCTGCCGTGCCAGAAGGTTCGCCATCATCGCCCATGCCTGCTGTTGATGCACATTGGGGGTCGCCGATAAGATACGCCCAGCAGTAATGCCGTGCATCGGGATAGTCTTTTTTTACCTGTTGTAACCATGCCATAGCCGATTCTCGATTGGTAATATGACTGGCAAGGGCGATAAAGCGGCTTTTTTTAATTTCAATTTGGGCTAATGCCGGTTCTAACGGAATGGAATACGCCATATGTTAGACCGGGGATAGCTTAACTTTAAACCAGAGCGCGTATAAAGCCGGCAGAAACAATAAGGTTAATAAGGTACCCACACCAATCCCACCAATTAACACATACGCCATTGGCCCCCAAAAGGTTGAGGTGGTTAAGGGGATAAACGCGAGCATTGCCGCAACCGCGGTTAGTAATACGGGTCGAGCGCGGCGAATCGTTGCATCAATCACCGCTTCTGCGGGTGCGTAGCCGTTTTTGAGATGGTCATCAATTTGGCCGGTTAGTATTAATGTATTGCGCATTAATATACCGGCCAAACCAATTAGACCCAGATTAGCAACAAAGCCAAACGGTTGATTAAACAGCAGCATGGCACTGACCGCTCCAATTAATCCTAAAGGTGCGGTTATCATCACCATAAATAACGTGCTAAACGATTTAACCAATAACATAATTAACAATGTCATGGCCAACAGCATCAATGGCATCATCGCTTGAATGGAGCTTTCGGCTTTGCTGGACTCTTCGACCGAACCGCCAACATCAATTCGATACCCAAACGGCAACGAATCGATTAGTGGTTGCATGTGCGCTTGAATTAACTGCGTGGCCACAGGCGGCTGCATGCCAGCCACCACATCGCTGTTCACTGAAATATACAATTCACGATTGCGACGTTCTAACAAAGGTTCTTCATAATGCACTTCAATCGTGGCCACCTGCTCTAATGGCAAAGTTTGGCCTAGTTTTGTTTTTAGCATGACACTACCCAGACTGTCGACATCCAGACGCGTTTGCGCATCGCCGCGCACCACTACGTTTACAGTGCGAATGGTTTCGCGGACTTGTGCAACAGGCATCCCCTGCAATTGAGCTTGCAACTGCTGATGAACCTCAGCGGGCGTTAAACCAATTTGCAATAAGCGCATTTTATCCATATTTAAATAGAGGCTTGGCACACGATCACCCCATTGCAAATGGGGATCAATGGCAAAGGCTTGTTGACCAATTAACTGCTTAAGGTCATTGGCAATCACACGCAATTGATTGGCATCCGGGCCAACGACTCTAAAAGTGACTGGCCAAATAACCGGCGGACCAAATAGCAGCGAATGCACACGAACTCGCGCCTCGGGAAAAGCGCCGGCTTGTATTTGCGCTTGCAGCTTGGCTTGCAGACGATCGCGTGCTGCGGCATCGGGTGTGACGACAATTATTTTGGCAAACGCGGGATTGGGCAGTTCGGGATTAAGCGCTAAGAAAAACCTGGGTGCACCGCGTCCTACATAACTCGACAACGACTTAACCTCTTCTTGACCATTAATAATGGCCTCCATACGCCGCGTCACTGCATCGGTGGCTTGAATGGATGAACCTTCTGGCAAGTAAATATCCACCATGAGTTCAGGACGATCAGAACTGGGAAAAAATTGTTTCACCACCGCTTTGTTCATGCCCACGGCCGCGACCACAAACAGTGCCAACGTCGCTAACACCACCCACACTTTATAACGAACACACGCGGTAATGATTTTTCGCAAGAGTTGATAGGGTTTAGTGTTATAGAGTGTGCTTACATGGTTTGCAGACGTACTAGGGCCATGGTTTTTTTGCACCAACAGCTTAACCCCTAAATACGGCGTAAAGTACACCGCGACAATCCAAGAAGCCATTAGGGTAATACCCAATACCCAAAAGATATTACCTGCGTATTCGCCCACTCGCGACTGCGCCAGGCCAATGGGTAAAAAGCCAACCACCGTAACCAAGGTGCCCACCAGCATTGGCGCGGCGGTTACGGTCCAAGAATAAGCGGCGGCCTTGGCTTTTTCCATGCCCTCTTCCATTTTAACCAACATCATTTCAATGGCGATAATGGCGTCGTCCACCAATAAACCCAGTGAGATAATCAATGCGCCTAAGGTAATACGGTCAAAGTTTAAACCTTGCAGATACATAAACAAAAAGGTCATGGCCAACGTAAGGGGTACGGCCAAAGAGACAATTAAACCCGCCCTTAAACCCAACGCCAGCAAACTAATCACCAACACCACCAATAAGGCGGTCATAAATTTAAGCTCAAATGTACTCACGGCACTGTGAATGGCATCGGCTTGATTGGTGATTTTGTCTAAATGCACACCCAATGGCAGTTGTGGTTGGTAAGCGGCTTCAAACGCTTGCAGATGTTTTTCAAGTTGCAAGCCATCGGTAGCGGGCGACATCACGACCCCTAAAATTAGGGTGGTTTCACCTCGATCACGTACTAAAAACTCGGGGGGATTGGCAAATCCGCGCACCACTTTGGCGACGTCTTGCAGCAACAACGTTTGTTCTCCCACCAAAATGGGCAATTGTTGTAGTTGCTCAATACGGTCAAAATAGGCGGTTGGCGGTGAATCGAATTCACCGCGCACGTAAAGTCGCGGCCCTGCCGTTTCAATAAACCCACCATCGGTTACTGTTAACTGAGCCTGAATTGCATTTTGCACCGCGCTGACACTTAAGCCGCGCGACTCTAGTGCCGATTTATCTAGGTCTATATAAAAGTGTTGTGGCTGTTCACCAATCAAATTGACTTTTTTAACGCCAGTTACCTGACGTAACGCCACTTGCATTTTATCGGCCTCTAACAACAGTTGATGTTGTGGCCACTTTGGCGCGGTTAAACTGTACAGCGTAAAATAAACGTCTTCAAAATCGTCGTTAAAAAACGGCCCTTGTACACCTTGGGGTAAACGCTGTGCTTCATCGCCCAACCGCTTACGAACCTGATAA is a genomic window containing:
- a CDS encoding YigZ family protein, which encodes MAYSIPLEPALAQIEIKKSRFIALASHITNRESAMAWLQQVKKDYPDARHYCWAYLIGDPQCASTAGMGDDGEPSGTAGKPILNVLQHKSIGDIMIIVVRYFGGIKLGAGGLTRAYGQAAQAVMEVLPIQQQIDTTEYVIECSFALEQTIRHWLDGYQGQIINVRYTQTVQITLTVPQTHNIELQMQLQANACTFKTVN
- a CDS encoding efflux RND transporter permease subunit, with the translated sequence MNRWNVSAYAVKERSLTLYFMLVVALAGAYAFLHMGRAEDPSFNLNTMLVSATWPGATAQQMQNQVADPLEKKLEEIEYFDRVETKARAGRVDMIVSFAENTPKGSAQDLYYQVRKRLGDEAQRLPQGVQGPFFNDDFEDVYFTLYSLTAPKWPQHQLLLEADKMQVALRQVTGVKKVNLIGEQPQHFYIDLDKSALESRGLSVSAVQNAIQAQLTVTDGGFIETAGPRLYVRGEFDSPPTAYFDRIEQLQQLPILVGEQTLLLQDVAKVVRGFANPPEFLVRDRGETTLILGVVMSPATDGLQLEKHLQAFEAAYQPQLPLGVHLDKITNQADAIHSAVSTFELKFMTALLVVLVISLLALGLRAGLIVSLAVPLTLAMTFLFMYLQGLNFDRITLGALIISLGLLVDDAIIAIEMMLVKMEEGMEKAKAAAYSWTVTAAPMLVGTLVTVVGFLPIGLAQSRVGEYAGNIFWVLGITLMASWIVAVYFTPYLGVKLLVQKNHGPSTSANHVSTLYNTKPYQLLRKIITACVRYKVWVVLATLALFVVAAVGMNKAVVKQFFPSSDRPELMVDIYLPEGSSIQATDAVTRRMEAIINGQEEVKSLSSYVGRGAPRFFLALNPELPNPAFAKIIVVTPDAAARDRLQAKLQAQIQAGAFPEARVRVHSLLFGPPVIWPVTFRVVGPDANQLRVIANDLKQLIGQQAFAIDPHLQWGDRVPSLYLNMDKMRLLQIGLTPAEVHQQLQAQLQGMPVAQVRETIRTVNVVVRGDAQTRLDVDSLGSVMLKTKLGQTLPLEQVATIEVHYEEPLLERRNRELYISVNSDVVAGMQPPVATQLIQAHMQPLIDSLPFGYRIDVGGSVEESSKAESSIQAMMPLMLLAMTLLIMLLVKSFSTLFMVMITAPLGLIGAVSAMLLFNQPFGFVANLGLIGLAGILMRNTLILTGQIDDHLKNGYAPAEAVIDATIRRARPVLLTAVAAMLAFIPLTTSTFWGPMAYVLIGGIGVGTLLTLLFLPALYALWFKVKLSPV